CGAAATAACGAGATTAGCACTTCTTGGTGATGAGAGTTATCTGGATATACTGGAGAGTAATGTCGACTATCCTTTTGTCTCGGATTTAATCTATTATCCTTCGAGCTTCCCTGAGTTTGGGAAAGATGACCTTACGGAGCAAGAGATAGTTGACTTCATTCTTAATTATAAGAAAACCGAATTATCAAAATCGGAACAAGTTAGACTGTTAGAAAAGCATGTAGAGCAGGGACTGTCTCACGACGAGTTTCGGCTGTTATCTGAAAACTTGATTGGTTTCGAGTTGAATTACTTGGCTAGCTGGTTACGTTCACAAGATTTTAGCCCGAGTGAAGCACTTGAGTTGATACACCAGGGCAAAATAGTCTCAGATTATGCAGCAACGATTTCGTTGAAGCTGTAATGCACAACATAAGCCCAACCAACCTAGAATCCCCCATGCCATTCACCTTTATCAAAGCCACAGACAACGACAGGGCTTACCTGTTGAGCCTTAGAAAGCTGACCATGGTGGAACACCTTGAACGGTCGGGGCAGTTTCTGTCCGAAGAGGAACATCTCTTTAGGTTAAATGATGACTACGATTTGTCCCATTTGATTACCCATGACCGCCAAGTGGTCGGCACCTTGAAGTTCCGGGAAGGGGATAAGCAGATTGAGATACTGCAACTGCAGATCCACCCTGACTTTCAAGGTAAGGGGTTAGGGCAGCAGGTGCTTGAGCAGGTTATTAGTAGCGCCAACCCAAAGGATGTGGAACTCACGGTACTAAAGGTGAATAGGGCCCTTAACCTCTACAAACGATTGGGCTTTGTGATTTATGGAGAAGATCAGTTTGAATTCTTTATGCGTAAGGTAGCAGGAGCCCGTTAAAGCCCTACCAACCTTGTCCCTGCCTTTGCCAGCCCCTTAAGGATGCCGTGCAAGGCAGCCTCCCTCTTTGAAGCCTGCCTCCCCTACTTCCCCCTGGGCACCCTGTTTGAGTTGGGTGCCTGGGGCATTGACCTTATGCAGAAGTCGCATCCCCCAATAGCCAGGTAACGGCGGCTTCGGCGTGGTGGCGGCAACTGGCGGCGCTTTCTTGCTGCTGTAGGTCCACCAGCAGGGCTTCGATAAAACTGCGGCCCCGCAGGGCAGCCAGAAACTGGTCACTGGCCAGTTCAGGATCGGCCAGGACCAGGGCGCCCTGCTCTACCAGCTGCGCCAGGTGCTGGCTGAGCAGCTGCTGGGAATAACGGACTGTCCTGTCCAGGAAAAAGCCGATTAGCTCCGGGTCCTGGTTAACCCTGGCGATCAGCAGCCGAAACAGCTTTGCCAGTTGCGCGGAGTTCAGCAAGGTCCGGTAGCGGCAGCCAAATTCCACCAGCTGTTGGCGCAGTGCCGGCCCCTTAGCGTCTTTCAGCTCGATCACCTGCCAGGCCTGCTCGGTGAAGTTGGCCACCACGGCCTTGAGCAGGCCTTGTTTGTCGCCAAAGTAGCGATACAGGGTTTGCTTGGACCCACCGCAGCGCTCGATAAGCTGGTCCAGGTTGGTGCCTTCATATCCTTGTTCAAAAAACAGTTCTGTCGCTTCGGCTAGAAATTTCGCCTGCTTTGCTTGTGTAGATGGCCGCATGGCACTCCCCTCCAAAACCAGTACCCAATAGTACACTTTTTGACTTAACTGGCCCACGGCCAGCTTGCCGGATTCGGCGATCATCATTATAGTACTGTACCGTACAGTTTTGTAATGAGGTCCTGTTGATGAAAAAGCGCATCCTGAAAGTGGCCATGGCGGGGCTGCTGCTCACCGCCACCGCCGCCCTTTGCTGGCCCCTGTTGCCCCACCCTGGCGAGGTTCACACCGACAATGCCTATGTTCACGGCGAGGTGACGCAGATCAGCGCCGAGGTAAACGGCGTACTGACCCGGCTGCACGTGACCGACAACCAGCAGGTACAAGCGGGGCAGTTGCTGGCTGAAATTGACGACCGTGACTACCAGGCACGGCTGGCCAAAGCCAAGGCGGGGCTGGCCCTGTGCCTGGCCAACCTGGATAACCTGGCGGCGCGCACCCGAGTGCAGCAGGTACGGATTGAGGAAAATGCGGCCCGGCTGGATGCCGCCGTCGCCGAAGAGGCCCTGCAAGGGCAGGAACTTAAGCGTTACCGGGAGTTGGTTGGCAGCGGCGCCGTTAGCCGGACCCATTACGATCAACAGGTCAGCCGGGAGCGCCAGGCCAAGGCTGCCTTGGCGGCGGCTCGCCAGCAATTGCAAGGCAGCCACCAGCAACTGGCCACCCTGGCGACCGAGCAGGCCAACCTGCTGGCCCAGCAGCAACAGGCCCTGGCCGACATTGCCCTGGCAGAGCTGGCCCTGGACGACACCCACATTCGCGCCCCGGTGGCCGGGGTGATTGCCGATCGCAAGGTCCAGACCGGTGAATTGCTCAAGGCCGGGGCGCCGCTGTTTTCCCTGGTACCCCTTGACCAAATCTGGCTGCAAGCCAACTTCAAGGAAACCCAGGTAACCGATATGCGCCCGGGGCAGCAGGTGAAGGTGGTGCTGGACCGCCTGCCCAACCAGCCCCTTGCGGGGCGGATAGAAAGCCTGGCCCCGGCCACCGGAGGCCAGTTCAGCTTGATCCCTCCCAGCAATGCCACCGGCAACTTCGTCAAGATTGTCCAGCGGGTGCCGGTGCGCATTGCCCTGACACTGCCCAAGGAGTTGCAAGGGCAAGTGGTGCCGGGACTGTCTGCCGAGGTTACCGTTAACCTGGACGGGCAATAAGATGAACAAGCCGCTGAGTTTGGTGCTGCTGGCCAGCCTGGCGCTGCTGCCCCAGGGGCTGACCGGCCAGCTGTACAGCGCCGGTGCCCACCATATGGCCGGCGCCTTGGGACTGTCCCAGGACGAAGCCCGTTGGTTCAACA
The Gallaecimonas xiamenensis 3-C-1 genome window above contains:
- a CDS encoding GNAT family N-acetyltransferase; translation: MPFTFIKATDNDRAYLLSLRKLTMVEHLERSGQFLSEEEHLFRLNDDYDLSHLITHDRQVVGTLKFREGDKQIEILQLQIHPDFQGKGLGQQVLEQVISSANPKDVELTVLKVNRALNLYKRLGFVIYGEDQFEFFMRKVAGAR
- a CDS encoding HlyD family secretion protein, encoding MKKRILKVAMAGLLLTATAALCWPLLPHPGEVHTDNAYVHGEVTQISAEVNGVLTRLHVTDNQQVQAGQLLAEIDDRDYQARLAKAKAGLALCLANLDNLAARTRVQQVRIEENAARLDAAVAEEALQGQELKRYRELVGSGAVSRTHYDQQVSRERQAKAALAAARQQLQGSHQQLATLATEQANLLAQQQQALADIALAELALDDTHIRAPVAGVIADRKVQTGELLKAGAPLFSLVPLDQIWLQANFKETQVTDMRPGQQVKVVLDRLPNQPLAGRIESLAPATGGQFSLIPPSNATGNFVKIVQRVPVRIALTLPKELQGQVVPGLSAEVTVNLDGQ
- a CDS encoding TetR/AcrR family transcriptional regulator, which encodes MRPSTQAKQAKFLAEATELFFEQGYEGTNLDQLIERCGGSKQTLYRYFGDKQGLLKAVVANFTEQAWQVIELKDAKGPALRQQLVEFGCRYRTLLNSAQLAKLFRLLIARVNQDPELIGFFLDRTVRYSQQLLSQHLAQLVEQGALVLADPELASDQFLAALRGRSFIEALLVDLQQQESAASCRHHAEAAVTWLLGDATSA